In a single window of the Pseudomonadota bacterium genome:
- a CDS encoding alpha/beta fold hydrolase, producing MTRKTHLAWSLTALLAVLLAGYQLEGARAGLTITDMRVGSTPVTRYQLPEQRGPLVVVAHGFAGSRQLMHTFSLNLARSGYIVLAFDFEGHGRNPRPMSGDVTQIDGTTALLVAETRRVLEAGRSLPQVDGRAALLGHSMATDIIVRAAAEERLEGQPVEAVVAISMFSEAVTAQTPERLLMITGQFESYLREAALAALHQVDPNAKAGETIRSGSVERRAVVAPRVEHVGVLYSDTAVEEARQWLDRSFDLSSTAALISLGLWILLLLISVVLLLRPLAHSLAADPSPLPALPRGRFLLAAWLPAVLVPLVATAVYVQFLPVLVADYLMIHLVLYGLLQWLLLGAPWSSLRKLSLWGTALLVVWGIGAFGFALDRYAASFFPTAERLPLIGVLALGTVPFMVGDSAITQAGRANIWRRVGARVPFFASLVAAAALDPERLTFVLIVLPVIVLFFVVQGLMGRWIGQRSGAAAAGLGLGLCLAWALGVSFPLFAGS from the coding sequence ATGACCCGAAAGACTCATCTGGCCTGGAGCCTGACAGCTCTGCTGGCCGTGCTGCTGGCGGGCTACCAGCTCGAGGGAGCCCGGGCAGGGCTGACAATCACCGATATGCGCGTCGGCAGCACGCCGGTGACACGCTACCAGCTACCGGAGCAGCGGGGACCGCTCGTCGTGGTCGCCCACGGTTTTGCCGGTTCCCGACAGCTGATGCACACCTTTTCCCTGAACCTGGCTCGGTCCGGCTACATCGTTTTGGCCTTTGACTTTGAGGGCCATGGTCGTAACCCGCGACCGATGTCGGGCGACGTGACCCAGATCGATGGCACGACGGCGCTTCTCGTTGCCGAAACCCGGCGGGTGCTGGAAGCGGGCCGATCGTTGCCGCAAGTTGATGGGCGTGCGGCACTGCTGGGTCACTCGATGGCAACCGACATCATCGTCCGTGCCGCCGCGGAGGAAAGACTGGAAGGTCAGCCGGTGGAAGCAGTTGTAGCCATCTCCATGTTCTCCGAAGCGGTGACGGCACAGACTCCGGAGCGCCTGCTGATGATCACCGGTCAGTTCGAGTCGTACCTACGGGAGGCGGCACTCGCGGCACTTCATCAGGTCGATCCAAACGCGAAGGCGGGCGAAACTATTCGTTCCGGTTCGGTAGAACGTCGCGCGGTGGTGGCGCCTCGGGTAGAACACGTTGGCGTGCTCTATAGCGACACGGCTGTCGAAGAAGCCCGACAATGGCTGGATCGCTCCTTCGACCTCAGCAGCACCGCAGCCTTAATTTCTCTGGGGCTATGGATTCTTCTGCTGCTGATTTCGGTGGTGCTGCTTTTGCGCCCGCTGGCCCACAGTTTAGCTGCGGACCCGTCGCCGTTGCCGGCGTTACCACGGGGCAGGTTTTTGCTCGCCGCATGGCTGCCGGCGGTGCTGGTGCCGCTGGTCGCCACCGCGGTCTACGTGCAGTTCCTGCCCGTGCTTGTCGCCGACTATCTGATGATTCATTTGGTGCTATACGGACTGCTCCAATGGCTGCTGCTGGGTGCCCCCTGGTCCTCGCTGCGAAAGCTATCGCTGTGGGGAACGGCCCTGCTCGTTGTCTGGGGCATCGGCGCATTTGGGTTTGCGCTGGACCGCTATGCCGCCAGCTTTTTTCCCACGGCGGAACGCCTGCCGCTGATCGGCGTGCTCGCACTCGGCACGGTGCCGTTTATGGTTGGCGACAGCGCGATCACTCAGGCTGGGCGAGCGAACATCTGGCGCCGTGTCGGGGCGCGGGTCCCGTTCTTTGCGTCACTGGTGGCAGCGGCAGCGCTGGATCCGGAGCGACTGACTTTTGTGCTGATCGTCCTCCCGGTCATCGTATTGTTTTTTGTCGTCCAGGGATTGATGGGCCGCTGGATAGGCCAGCGCAGCGGC